The DNA region ACAGGCAGCAGCACCGAAGAGTGGGCGGTCATCCGTGAGGAAAAAGATGCGTTTGTGGTTCAGATCACGGCCGACGCGCTGTCAACCGCCAGGTTTGAGGAGGTGTTTCGGCCCGGCCCGGAGGGTATTGCGCGCCTGACCGGCGCCGGCCAGCGCCCGGCCGACCCGCAGCCGGTTATCAACCCCAAATTCCGTGACCAGCTCCGTGACCAGCCCCAAGACCGACCGAGCGCGGCGGCCGGCCCCCTGTTCGTTCTCAAAAGTCCCCTGCGCATCGGGACGGTGTGGGAGAACGCCGACGGCCGCTACGAGATTACCGGGCTGGGCCTGAGCGTCAGCGTCCCGGCCGGGACATTTGAGGACTGTGTCGAGGTCATGCGCTGGAGTGCGGGCGGCGGGGTCACGGTGGTCAGCCTGTACGCGCCGGGCGTTGGGGTGGTGCAGCGTGATGAGACCTTTCCGTTGCTCGAAGGCAGCGGGAACCTCAACCCCCGGCAACGCCAACGCCTGGTCTTGCAGCTGAAGGCGTGGACGCTGCACTGACTCAGACCGTTCTGCGGCGTCGATAGCCGGCCACCACCAGCCCGATCAGCAGCACGGCGAGCGGCTCGCCCAGCACCGCCAGCCAGAACAGCTGCCGGCTCTGCCGGGCGGTCAGAAAGATGGTCGAGAGTTTTGGGGCGGTTTCTTCGTTTTTGGGCCGTTCGGTGATGAAACGCTCTTCCTGGACCAGCCACTGGACCGTGTTGAGAAACAGGTCTCTGTTGCCGAGCAGCGACAGACGGGCGTTGCTGACAAAATCGCTATCGCCATAGACAACGAGACGCGCCGTATTCTGCGGCGCGCGGGCGGGCTGGGCAGGGACGGCCGGGGAGGGGGCCGTCACGCCGGCGTCGGTGGCCGACCAGCCATCGAGGTCGACGGTCACGGCCACCGCCAGTGAGATCGGTCCCTGGCGGGCTTGGGTGCCCTCGAATTCGAGCGCGCCCGCCGATACCTCAGCCCCGGGGGTAAAGCGTGCCCACGAGCCCGGGCCGGTCCGACAGAAGGGGGCGGCGCTGAGGGCCGGGTGGGGCAGGGGGTCGAGTGGCTCGACCGAGCGGGCCAGCGGAAAGATGGTGTTGATCGCAAAGTCTCTGACAATCGCCACGCCGGTATTGTACAGCGACACGATCGGGCTGAGCGCGTCTCCGCCAAACAGCCGGTTGGACGGGTCGTACACCAGGTCCTGGCTCAGGCCGACGCCATAGGTGCTGAGAAAGGCGCTCAGATTGGGCGCGGCCATGGGGTCAATCATCACCAGCAGACTGCCGCCGTCGGCCACGAAGCGCTCAAGGACGGCGGTTTCCCGGGGCAGCAAATCGGCCCGTGGGCCGCTCAGCACCAACAGCGCGGCGTCCTCGGGAACGCGTGCCGTGCGCGACAGCAGCAGGGGCTTGACGACAAAGTTCTCATTCCGCAGGGCCAGCGCCGCCTCGCTGTAGCCGTCCCTGGCGTGGCGGCTGAACGGATCGTGCTCGCCGTGGCCACCGATGAAGTAAACGACTTTTTCCTGGCCGTGCAGGAACTGGAACAGGGCCTGGGTAATCAGTTCCTCGCTGGCGATGGGCAGCAGCTTGCGCTGGCCCTGGTATTCCATCACCGTCGCCCCGTAGTGGCCGGCGCCGTACTGCTGGGCGAGGCCCAGGTTGCGGTCGCGGTAGAGAATACGGTAGCGGAAGCTGGAGTTGTAGGATGCGTAGCGTTTGAACAAGTCTTCAAACGCCTGGTAGGCATCGGGCGAGCCGCCGAAGAAGAGCGTCAGCACGACCTCCTGGTCGGCCAGGTCGCCGAGCAACTCCCGGGTCTGGGGAGACAGGGTCAGGCTCTGACTGGGGGTCAGGTCCCAGCGCAGGTTGTGACGTATGGACAGGCTTTGGAGTCCGACCAGGCCGACCAGCAGCCCCAGATTGACGGCGCCGACCACCAGCCACTGGCGCCGGCTGGGCGTTTCCAGAAAGGCGCGCAGCGACGAGAACTCGCCCTTGCCACGCCAGCGCCGCGAGCGCAGCGCCTGCCAGGTCAGGACCAGAAAAAACAGGCTGAACAAAACCAGGAAGCTGATTTCCTGGCTGTCGATCGCGCCGCGGGCGAAATGGTAGAAGCGGTCAAAGAGCGAGATCTGGAGCAGGACGTGGACGACCGTCTCGCTGACCGCCTGTTCGTTCCAGGTCAGCGACCAGAACAGCACCAGGACGCCCAGGGTGGCCATGGCGGCCACCGCCTGACTGTCGGTCAGGGCCGACAGAAACAGGCCGACGCTGACAAAGGCCAGGCCGAGCAGAAACAGGCCGACGTAGCCGGCCAGCAGCGGCGACCAGCTGACCTGGGGGTGGTACCAGGACAGGACCAGGGGGTAGAAGGTGGTCAGGCCCAACACCACCGCCAGCAGCACCGCAGCGGCCAGAAACTTGCCGACCAGGACGCTGGTCTCCGAGACCGGGTAGGTCCACAGCAGGTCGAGGGTGCCGAGCTTCTTCTCCTCGGCAAAGGCCCGGGCGGTCAGGACCGGGACCAGCAGCAGGAGCACAAAGCGGACATCGTGAAAGAAGAACTCCCACAAGCCCCGCTCCAGATTGACCCCGCCCAAGAGCATGAACAGGCTGAGATCGGTGTAGAAAAAGAAACCGGCCAGGGCCAGGGCGACGGCGACAATGGCATAGGCCAGGAAGAGCCCGAAAGAGGCTCTCAGCTCTTTGCTGAAAACGGCGAGACAACTCATGATTGGCGGAAGTATTCAGCGTTCGGCGGCCGGCGGCTGGGCGTGCAGCACACGGTGGAAGATTTCTTCGAGTTCCATCTCCCGCGAGCGCAGCTCAAAGACCGGCCAGCCGCGAGCGGTCGCGGTCGCCACAATGGCGGGTCGGACCTCTGCTGCGGGCTCGGCGTGGACCGTGTACGAGCCGGGACCGTCGTCGTCCGGACTGTGGCAGGCAACGCTGCGCACCCCGGGCAGGGCTTGCAGCGTCTCGACGACGGTCTCCGGCGGTCCGGCGATCTGGGCCACCAGCTCGGCCGAGTCGCGCAGCGCCAGCGTCAGGTTGTCCGGGCTGTCGAGGGCCAGCACCCGGCCCTGATTGATGATCATCACCCGGTCGCAGGTCAGGCGGACTTCGGACAGGATGTGGGTCGATAACAGCACCGTCCGTCGGCCGCGCATGCCGCGAATCAGGCGCCGGAACTCGGCCGCCTGCTCGGGGTCGAGGCCGATGGTCGGTTCGTCCAGGATCAAAACCGTGGGATCGTGCAACAGGGCCTGGGCCAGACCGACCCGTTGGCGGTAGCCTTTGGACAGGGTTCCGATGTAGCGCGCGGACAGCCGGCCAAGGTCAAGCTCTTCAATGACTGCGGCGACGCGGGCGGCGCGAGCGCGGCGGCGCAGGCGCTTCATTTTACCGACAAAATCGAGAAAACCGCGGATTGTCATTTCCGGGTACAGCGAGATGTTCTCGGGCATGTAACCCAGCCGCCGGCGGACCTCGAACGAGTGGCGCAGAATGTCATAGCCGGCCAGCTCGGCCGTGCCCGAGGTCGGGGCCAGGATGCAGGCCAGCATTCGCATGGTCGTAGACTTGCCCGCCCCGTTCGGACCCAACAGGCCGACGATTTCGCCGTGCTCAACGGAAAAACTGACCTCGGTGACGGCGCGAACCGCCCCGTAGCGCTTGGTCAACTGGGAGGCGACAATCATGGTGCAACGCGGCGCTAATAGGCGGTCTGGCCACCGTCAACCGGAATGACCGAGCCGGTCATGAAGCTCGACTCGTCCGCAGCCAGGAACAGCGCCAGATGCACGACCTCGAGCGGTGTGCCAAAGCGTTTGAGCAGATGGGCGTCCGCGATCTGCTGCCAGGCCGCCTCTTTGTTGTCCATGTTCTCGATATACGCCCGCGGCATGGGGGTGTCGATGGCGCCCGGGCAGATCGCGTTGACCCGGATATTGTAGGCGGCCA from Desulfurellaceae bacterium includes:
- a CDS encoding ATP-binding cassette domain-containing protein, whose amino-acid sequence is MIVASQLTKRYGAVRAVTEVSFSVEHGEIVGLLGPNGAGKSTTMRMLACILAPTSGTAELAGYDILRHSFEVRRRLGYMPENISLYPEMTIRGFLDFVGKMKRLRRRARAARVAAVIEELDLGRLSARYIGTLSKGYRQRVGLAQALLHDPTVLILDEPTIGLDPEQAAEFRRLIRGMRGRRTVLLSTHILSEVRLTCDRVMIINQGRVLALDSPDNLTLALRDSAELVAQIAGPPETVVETLQALPGVRSVACHSPDDDGPGSYTVHAEPAAEVRPAIVATATARGWPVFELRSREMELEEIFHRVLHAQPPAAER
- a CDS encoding Gldg family protein, which encodes MSCLAVFSKELRASFGLFLAYAIVAVALALAGFFFYTDLSLFMLLGGVNLERGLWEFFFHDVRFVLLLLVPVLTARAFAEEKKLGTLDLLWTYPVSETSVLVGKFLAAAVLLAVVLGLTTFYPLVLSWYHPQVSWSPLLAGYVGLFLLGLAFVSVGLFLSALTDSQAVAAMATLGVLVLFWSLTWNEQAVSETVVHVLLQISLFDRFYHFARGAIDSQEISFLVLFSLFFLVLTWQALRSRRWRGKGEFSSLRAFLETPSRRQWLVVGAVNLGLLVGLVGLQSLSIRHNLRWDLTPSQSLTLSPQTRELLGDLADQEVVLTLFFGGSPDAYQAFEDLFKRYASYNSSFRYRILYRDRNLGLAQQYGAGHYGATVMEYQGQRKLLPIASEELITQALFQFLHGQEKVVYFIGGHGEHDPFSRHARDGYSEAALALRNENFVVKPLLLSRTARVPEDAALLVLSGPRADLLPRETAVLERFVADGGSLLVMIDPMAAPNLSAFLSTYGVGLSQDLVYDPSNRLFGGDALSPIVSLYNTGVAIVRDFAINTIFPLARSVEPLDPLPHPALSAAPFCRTGPGSWARFTPGAEVSAGALEFEGTQARQGPISLAVAVTVDLDGWSATDAGVTAPSPAVPAQPARAPQNTARLVVYGDSDFVSNARLSLLGNRDLFLNTVQWLVQEERFITERPKNEETAPKLSTIFLTARQSRQLFWLAVLGEPLAVLLIGLVVAGYRRRRTV